In Desulfovibrio sp. 86, the following proteins share a genomic window:
- a CDS encoding methyl-accepting chemotaxis protein, protein MTTKYRIIIGFAFMVLLLVSMAFFGHRNIGMSSANFEEYQKVAQLSVLCSEASSALNAITSDVFRFQHDTRNKNAIKVAHDSVKALISQGRRSEALVESAERTGFLKKLLAAAQNLDGQIDVVTNSLTGANELFDKDVQPAMRAMVEDMRVLGQRLHDAGTAEALAGLVQAWPYLASAQGSFERFAGSRDMEEGKKARGSLESLKGSMEKIAPYLFTQESRDLYAHLAKSRDAISVSLAKLEKMFEQGNTGMSSLFAEIAKGREALVALNDSVTAELTPLGPQILNENRNAQQYMLITSIAGIFFGAVLAAGIVIGFVRLLTDLSGYASALAHGDFSRQLKTREKGEIGRMVGAMKMVPLALNRILEEYKWLERKVEEGYLSSEGDAGKFEGEFAVLVRGTNNILNRFHTVLENIPSPVIVLNKDLKASYINKIARKLVGDNWQGMTCYEMFHRDDYGTERCGLTTSVNTKAPASGETKAHPQGHTMDVAYTAIPMLDEQGNITSVMQLLTDLTEIKTQQRTMLEVANHASNISDRLAAASEELSTQVGEISRGAEIQRTRVESTASAMAEMNSTVLEVARNAAQAADQSQNSRHKAEDGSGLVNRVVQSINAVNNVAHTLQDNMSELGGQAENIGSIMGVISDIADQTNLLALNAAIEAARAGDAGRGFAVVADEVRKLAEKTMSATLEVSAAITAIQASARTNIDEVHSAVQSVTEATGLANASGAALDEIVTLASDNSTVVSSIAAAAEEQSAASEEISRAIEEINRIVGETSEGIVQSSVALQELSQMAQELRTTMEELR, encoded by the coding sequence ATGACAACCAAGTACAGAATAATTATCGGATTCGCTTTTATGGTATTGTTGCTTGTCTCTATGGCATTCTTCGGCCATAGAAACATCGGCATGTCTTCGGCGAACTTTGAGGAATACCAAAAAGTTGCGCAGTTGAGTGTACTGTGCAGCGAAGCTTCCAGCGCGCTCAATGCAATAACGTCCGATGTTTTTCGGTTTCAGCACGATACAAGGAACAAGAACGCCATCAAGGTGGCTCATGATTCCGTAAAAGCTCTGATCTCGCAGGGCAGACGTTCTGAGGCGCTGGTTGAGAGCGCCGAACGTACCGGGTTTCTCAAAAAACTGCTTGCGGCCGCGCAAAATCTTGATGGGCAGATTGATGTGGTTACAAATAGCCTGACAGGAGCCAACGAGCTGTTTGACAAAGATGTGCAACCCGCCATGCGAGCCATGGTTGAAGACATGCGCGTTTTGGGGCAAAGGCTGCATGATGCCGGCACCGCTGAAGCCCTTGCGGGTCTGGTCCAGGCCTGGCCCTATCTGGCCTCCGCCCAGGGCAGCTTTGAGCGTTTTGCAGGCTCGCGTGATATGGAAGAAGGTAAAAAAGCCCGTGGCTCTCTGGAATCTCTGAAGGGGAGCATGGAAAAGATAGCGCCATACCTTTTCACGCAGGAGAGCCGCGACCTCTATGCCCATCTTGCGAAAAGCAGGGACGCCATAAGCGTAAGCCTCGCCAAGCTGGAAAAAATGTTTGAACAGGGCAATACCGGCATGTCCAGCCTGTTTGCAGAAATAGCCAAGGGCCGCGAGGCGCTTGTGGCGCTCAATGACAGCGTGACAGCGGAACTGACCCCCCTTGGGCCGCAGATACTGAATGAAAATCGGAACGCCCAGCAGTACATGCTGATCACAAGCATTGCTGGCATCTTTTTTGGCGCAGTGCTTGCGGCAGGTATAGTTATTGGCTTTGTACGCCTGCTTACCGATCTTTCAGGCTACGCAAGCGCACTGGCGCACGGCGATTTCTCCCGCCAACTGAAAACACGCGAAAAAGGCGAAATCGGCAGAATGGTCGGAGCCATGAAGATGGTCCCCTTGGCCCTCAACAGAATTCTTGAGGAATACAAGTGGCTGGAACGTAAGGTCGAAGAAGGCTATCTGAGTTCTGAAGGCGATGCGGGCAAGTTCGAGGGTGAATTTGCGGTGCTTGTTCGTGGCACAAACAATATTCTTAATCGTTTTCACACGGTTCTGGAAAACATCCCTTCGCCCGTCATTGTGCTGAACAAGGACCTCAAGGCATCGTACATCAATAAAATCGCCCGTAAACTGGTTGGGGATAATTGGCAGGGCATGACCTGCTATGAAATGTTCCACCGTGACGATTACGGCACCGAGCGCTGCGGTCTCACCACATCCGTGAATACCAAGGCTCCGGCCAGCGGCGAAACCAAGGCCCATCCGCAGGGCCATACCATGGATGTGGCGTACACTGCCATTCCCATGCTTGACGAGCAGGGCAACATCACTTCCGTCATGCAGCTTTTGACCGACCTTACCGAAATCAAAACCCAGCAGCGGACCATGCTTGAGGTCGCCAATCATGCCTCAAACATATCCGACCGGCTTGCGGCTGCTTCTGAAGAGCTTTCAACCCAGGTGGGTGAAATCTCTCGCGGCGCCGAAATTCAGCGCACCCGTGTGGAATCCACGGCCAGCGCCATGGCGGAAATGAACTCCACCGTTCTGGAAGTTGCGCGAAACGCGGCTCAGGCCGCCGACCAGAGCCAGAACTCGCGGCACAAGGCCGAGGACGGTTCCGGCCTGGTCAACAGGGTTGTCCAGTCCATCAATGCCGTGAACAACGTGGCGCACACCCTGCAAGACAATATGAGCGAACTGGGAGGCCAGGCGGAAAATATCGGCAGCATCATGGGCGTTATTTCCGATATTGCCGATCAGACCAACCTGCTTGCCCTCAATGCGGCCATCGAGGCCGCCCGCGCTGGTGATGCGGGCAGGGGATTTGCGGTGGTTGCCGACGAGGTGCGCAAGCTGGCGGAAAAAACCATGAGCGCCACACTGGAAGTAAGCGCCGCCATCACCGCGATTCAGGCTTCGGCCCGCACCAATATCGACGAGGTGCACAGCGCCGTGCAAAGCGTGACAGAAGCAACGGGGCTGGCCAACGCTTCCGGCGCTGCCCTTGATGAAATAGTGACGCTGGCGTCGGACAACTCCACTGTGGTAAGTTCCATTGCTGCGGCGGCGGAAGAGCAAAGCGCCGCGTCAGAGGAAATCAGCCGGGCCATTGAAGAAATCAACCGCATTGTCGGCGAAACCTCCGAAGGCATCGTGCAGTCTTCCGTGGCCTTGCAGGAGCTGTCGCAAATGGCCCAGGAACTGCGAACCACCATGGAAGAACTGCGGTAA
- a CDS encoding metallophosphoesterase — protein MFIHLMGGVVFIYLAARLLLPLRAGWKIKAALAALLLFITQQHFINRMAFGGLASPEIPPFLLLAQGWCFLLLVLLLVFTLLRDLVCIIGWLARKIRGGAKPAAPQPAFSSGRRQAIMVTLAAGTAFWGLREAVGVPEVRNVEMLVPRLPKALDGLSIVQISDMHVSPLLQSVWVDALVDRVNALKPDLILFTGDMVDGSPAARAADVAPLRRLRANYGIWGSVGNHEYYSNFPGWMKAFPALGMRMLLNQHAVLHIQEHPLVLAGVTDVAAERLGLPGPDLPAALQGAPEDAVRVLMEHRPANAPANARRGIDVQLSGHTHGGQILGLNALVAQFNGGYLYGRYTADALSMYVTSGAGVWNGFPVRLGVPSEIPRIILRSA, from the coding sequence CACTGGCCGCGCTGCTGCTTTTCATCACACAGCAACACTTTATCAACCGCATGGCCTTTGGGGGGCTGGCGTCTCCTGAAATTCCCCCCTTTCTGCTGCTGGCGCAGGGCTGGTGCTTTCTCTTGCTGGTGCTGTTGCTGGTGTTCACGCTTTTGCGCGATCTGGTCTGCATCATTGGCTGGCTTGCCCGAAAAATTCGTGGCGGCGCAAAGCCCGCCGCCCCACAGCCCGCCTTTTCGTCGGGCAGACGGCAGGCCATAATGGTGACTCTTGCCGCAGGCACGGCCTTCTGGGGCCTGCGTGAAGCCGTTGGCGTGCCAGAGGTGCGGAATGTTGAAATGCTTGTGCCTCGTCTCCCCAAGGCTCTGGACGGGCTGAGCATCGTACAGATCAGCGATATGCACGTAAGCCCGCTTTTGCAGAGCGTCTGGGTGGACGCCCTGGTGGATCGCGTCAATGCCCTGAAGCCGGATCTGATTCTGTTCACAGGGGATATGGTTGACGGCAGCCCTGCAGCCAGGGCTGCGGACGTGGCTCCCTTGCGGCGGCTGCGGGCGAACTACGGCATTTGGGGTTCAGTGGGCAACCACGAGTATTACAGCAATTTTCCCGGCTGGATGAAGGCCTTTCCAGCCCTGGGCATGCGCATGCTGCTGAACCAGCACGCGGTGCTGCACATCCAGGAGCATCCGCTGGTTCTCGCCGGTGTTACGGATGTGGCTGCGGAGCGCCTTGGCCTGCCTGGGCCGGATCTGCCTGCGGCGCTTCAGGGTGCGCCCGAAGACGCTGTGCGCGTCCTTATGGAGCACAGGCCCGCCAACGCGCCTGCAAACGCCCGACGCGGCATTGATGTGCAGCTTTCAGGGCACACCCACGGGGGGCAGATACTGGGCCTGAACGCCTTGGTGGCGCAGTTCAACGGCGGCTATCTGTACGGTCGGTACACGGCTGACGCGCTGAGCATGTACGTTACCTCCGGAGCGGGGGTATGGAACGGATTTCCCGTGCGTCTTGGCGTGCCGTCGGAGATTCCCAGGATAATTTTACGCAGCGCCTGA